Proteins from a genomic interval of Hornefia porci:
- a CDS encoding basic amino acid/polyamine antiporter, whose product MEKEKNLGIGKLTLFAISTTLASGVFSLSGDFAAGGAHTLAVLIGWAVCGIGMAGLAVSFYRLSVVKPELSSGIFNYAKTGFGDYIGFINGWGYWISAILAPVSYVALLFATLGNFFDAFGDGNNLLSVVVGSLYVWFLILLVYRGVNSAVGINAVVVIAKLVPIIFTVFAIILMGAFKPSVFMENFAGAPDSPSLLTQVKGTVTTTVWTFIGIEGAVVLSARAKNTKIAGKATINSFLALLILYVLISVLSMGVMPQEELAKLSNPPMAGVMAYVVGPWGATLVNCAVILSVAGAMLSYVILCTDSAYQPAVNGLFPKFLSRLNRHDAPTWSVLGTGIVLQFFIIMIYVAASSYQKLYAVSTSTIMFPYFFSALYYLKLCIQGHGCDNDAGGKAGAWLAAVVGTIYGLWLLYATGWQYILITTLCYAPGTILYYWSKKERHEKVFPKTSDLAAFIVVMVLFVISVILLANGTIRPF is encoded by the coding sequence ATGGAAAAAGAAAAGAATCTTGGCATAGGTAAGCTTACCTTATTTGCCATCAGTACGACGCTCGCATCGGGAGTGTTTTCTCTGTCAGGAGACTTCGCGGCCGGCGGTGCGCACACTCTGGCTGTCCTGATCGGATGGGCAGTCTGCGGAATCGGAATGGCGGGACTTGCAGTTTCCTTTTACAGGCTGTCTGTTGTCAAGCCGGAGCTGTCCAGCGGAATATTCAATTACGCGAAGACCGGATTCGGCGATTATATTGGATTTATCAACGGGTGGGGATACTGGATCAGCGCAATTCTCGCGCCGGTATCCTATGTGGCGCTTCTGTTCGCCACATTGGGGAACTTCTTTGACGCGTTCGGCGACGGGAACAATCTGCTTTCAGTAGTTGTCGGATCCCTTTATGTGTGGTTCCTGATTCTGCTGGTGTACAGAGGCGTGAATTCCGCGGTCGGCATCAACGCGGTCGTGGTCATCGCCAAGCTGGTTCCGATCATCTTTACGGTCTTTGCGATCATTCTGATGGGCGCGTTCAAGCCCTCCGTGTTCATGGAGAACTTCGCGGGCGCTCCGGACAGCCCCTCGCTGCTCACGCAGGTGAAGGGTACCGTTACGACGACGGTATGGACGTTCATCGGAATTGAGGGCGCCGTGGTGCTTTCAGCCCGTGCGAAGAACACAAAGATCGCGGGAAAGGCGACGATTAACTCGTTCCTGGCTCTGCTGATTCTGTACGTGCTCATCTCCGTACTCTCCATGGGCGTCATGCCGCAGGAGGAATTGGCTAAACTGAGCAATCCGCCGATGGCTGGAGTAATGGCCTATGTGGTGGGGCCCTGGGGCGCAACCCTCGTGAACTGCGCGGTCATCCTGTCCGTTGCCGGAGCAATGCTCTCCTACGTGATTCTTTGTACCGACAGCGCCTATCAGCCGGCAGTGAACGGTCTTTTCCCGAAGTTTTTGAGCAGGCTGAACCGTCACGACGCGCCGACCTGGTCCGTTCTGGGAACCGGCATCGTTCTTCAGTTCTTCATCATCATGATCTATGTGGCCGCAAGCTCCTACCAGAAGCTGTACGCGGTCTCCACCAGCACGATCATGTTCCCGTATTTCTTCTCGGCGCTGTATTATCTGAAGCTTTGTATTCAGGGACACGGCTGCGATAACGATGCAGGCGGAAAAGCCGGTGCGTGGCTGGCCGCCGTCGTGGGAACGATCTACGGTCTCTGGCTGCTGTACGCCACGGGCTGGCAGTATATTCTGATTACGACGCTGTGCTATGCGCCTGGCACGATTCTCTACTACTGGAGCAAAAAAGAGAGACACGAAAAGGTCTTTCCGAAAACAAGTGATCTGGCGGCCTTCATCGTGGTCATGGTGCTGTTCGTGATTTCCGTTATCCTGCTTGCAAACGGTACGATCAGGCCGTTCTAG
- a CDS encoding argininosuccinate synthase, whose product MSKEKVVLAYSGGLDTSVILKWLIKEFDYEVIAACCNAGQGEDFDAIEKKAIATGASKAVTIDIREEFITDYIYPTLKAGAIYEGDYLLGTSMARPLMAQKLVELAVDEGAFIICHGCTGKGNDQVRFETAIKAINPAMQIIAPWRTWDFQSREDLIEYAHQNNIPIEQTTEKIYSRDENIWHISHEGGELENPWNEHKKTIHVLSCEPEDAPDEPEYVTISFEKGEPVAIDGEKLGPIELLTRLNEMGSRNAVGTIDIIENRLVGMKSRGVYETPGGTILYQAHRDLEKLILDRDTMAYKAIVAQKFAELCYDGLWFTPLREAISAFVDKTQELMTGDVKMKLYKGTAWPVASRSPYSLYNEEFATFSADEVYDQSDAEGFINLWSLPLKIRAIQKQSLEGVPAAQKAKFDKKIIKGGDFKQ is encoded by the coding sequence ATGTCTAAAGAAAAGGTCGTCCTTGCCTACTCCGGCGGGCTGGACACATCCGTTATTCTCAAATGGCTGATTAAAGAATTCGATTACGAAGTGATCGCTGCCTGCTGCAACGCCGGTCAGGGAGAAGACTTCGATGCAATAGAAAAGAAGGCGATCGCGACCGGCGCATCGAAGGCTGTTACGATCGACATCAGAGAAGAGTTTATCACCGACTACATTTACCCGACCCTGAAGGCCGGAGCAATTTACGAGGGAGATTACCTCCTCGGAACTTCCATGGCGAGACCGCTGATGGCGCAGAAGCTCGTGGAACTCGCCGTAGATGAGGGCGCGTTCATCATCTGCCACGGCTGCACCGGGAAGGGCAACGATCAGGTCAGATTCGAGACCGCGATTAAGGCCATCAATCCCGCTATGCAGATCATCGCACCGTGGAGAACCTGGGACTTCCAGTCCCGCGAGGATCTCATCGAATACGCTCACCAGAACAATATTCCGATTGAGCAGACAACGGAGAAAATCTACTCCAGAGACGAGAACATCTGGCACATCAGCCACGAGGGAGGTGAGCTTGAGAACCCGTGGAATGAACATAAAAAGACGATTCACGTTCTGTCCTGCGAACCGGAGGACGCTCCCGACGAGCCGGAATATGTGACGATTTCCTTTGAAAAGGGAGAACCGGTCGCGATTGACGGCGAGAAGCTGGGACCGATCGAGCTTCTGACCAGGCTGAACGAAATGGGAAGCAGAAACGCCGTCGGCACCATCGACATCATCGAGAACCGGCTGGTGGGAATGAAGTCGAGAGGCGTCTATGAGACACCGGGAGGCACGATCCTCTACCAGGCGCACCGGGATCTGGAGAAACTGATTCTGGACCGCGACACCATGGCCTATAAGGCGATCGTCGCGCAGAAATTCGCGGAGCTGTGCTATGACGGTCTCTGGTTTACTCCGCTCCGGGAGGCGATTTCCGCCTTTGTGGACAAAACCCAGGAACTGATGACCGGCGATGTGAAAATGAAGCTGTATAAGGGAACCGCATGGCCGGTTGCCAGCAGATCGCCATATTCTCTGTATAACGAAGAATTCGCCACCTTCAGCGCGGATGAGGTTTACGACCAGAGCGACGCAGAGGGCTTCATCAATCTGTGGTCTCTGCCGCTGAAGATCCGGGCCATCCAGAAACAAAGTCTGGAAGGCGTGCCTGCGGCACAGAAGGCGAAATTCGACAAAAAAATCATCAAAGGCGGCGACTTCAAGCAGTGA
- the carA gene encoding glutamine-hydrolyzing carbamoyl-phosphate synthase small subunit, with product MKGTIYLEDGTVYKGTGFGFRGTRAGELVFNTSMTGYQKTMTDPSYEGQIIVMTYPLIGNYGVNDVDFESDRIHAFGLVARDVCFRPSNWRCVRTIDQWMRDEQIPGVYNVDTREITRRLRRMGSQKCVISTEDLGVEELARICGEYEMRGDAMKTAGVSEVTEWKAEHPRYRVAVMDFGVKRSILKELAARGCDLTLFPYGTKARTILDMHPDGVFLTNGPGDPEEAAEAVKITEKLVTNSNYGEQAMPIFGICMGHQIIALSQGGETYKLKYGHRGGNHGVFDKNTGRSYITSQNHGYAVKAESIILHGLEVTHLNLNDGTVEGMQAISKPVFSVQFHPESSPGPNDAGYLFDKFIELMEGGRL from the coding sequence ATGAAAGGTACGATTTATCTCGAAGACGGTACGGTCTATAAGGGCACCGGATTCGGATTCCGGGGGACCCGGGCGGGCGAGCTGGTTTTCAATACATCGATGACGGGATACCAGAAAACTATGACGGATCCGTCCTATGAAGGGCAGATTATCGTGATGACGTATCCGTTGATCGGAAATTACGGAGTCAATGACGTGGACTTTGAATCCGACAGAATCCACGCCTTCGGACTGGTGGCCAGAGACGTGTGCTTCCGCCCGTCGAACTGGCGGTGCGTCAGGACGATCGATCAGTGGATGCGGGACGAGCAGATTCCGGGCGTATACAATGTAGATACCAGAGAGATTACGAGGCGGCTCCGGCGTATGGGCAGCCAGAAATGTGTCATATCCACGGAGGATCTCGGCGTCGAGGAGCTGGCGCGGATCTGCGGGGAGTATGAGATGCGCGGAGATGCGATGAAAACGGCGGGCGTGTCCGAGGTGACAGAGTGGAAGGCGGAGCATCCCAGGTACCGCGTCGCAGTGATGGATTTCGGCGTCAAGCGGAGCATCCTGAAGGAGCTGGCGGCCAGAGGCTGTGACCTGACTTTGTTCCCCTACGGCACAAAGGCCAGGACGATTCTCGACATGCATCCTGACGGAGTCTTCCTCACCAACGGGCCCGGCGACCCTGAAGAGGCGGCAGAGGCGGTGAAAATTACAGAGAAGCTCGTCACAAACAGTAATTATGGAGAGCAGGCCATGCCGATCTTCGGGATATGCATGGGACACCAGATTATTGCGCTTTCTCAGGGGGGAGAAACCTACAAGCTGAAGTACGGACACCGGGGCGGCAACCACGGAGTGTTCGACAAAAATACCGGGCGCAGTTATATCACCTCGCAGAACCACGGATATGCGGTGAAGGCGGAAAGCATCATTCTTCACGGGCTGGAGGTGACGCATCTGAATCTGAACGACGGGACTGTGGAGGGGATGCAGGCCATCAGCAAGCCGGTCTTTTCGGTGCAGTTCCATCCGGAATCCAGTCCGGGACCCAACGACGCGGGATATCTGTTCGATAAATTTATTGAGTTGATGGAAGGAGGACGCTTATAA